A region of the Carya illinoinensis cultivar Pawnee chromosome 16, C.illinoinensisPawnee_v1, whole genome shotgun sequence genome:
ATACTCATAATATATTactttattcattttaatttaccaAAACTGATGTTAATTTTAAAATCCTCACATcattcgataatttaaaatagaataatgttagatataattataaaatatgtaaatattttgtaattttttaaaaaataaaataaaatttattattaaaaaattaatttttttatataaattatatatatatattttttaaataatacacGATGCTAAATTATTGCAAACATTATTTCTCTTCGAAACAACAGAGTACAAAATATCATAAAGttgttttataattatttttatgtattttttatacattttattattataattaatcaaattaattatattaaaaataaataattaaatcaatcgaattaatagaataatatcaaattttttttatcagaaaaGAGTGATCTGTATGTAGCAGCGAGCAACCGCAACTGCAGAGCTCGtgggacgagagagagagagcacggggggctGACTAGATTCACTGTCGGTAAAGACCCAACAAATGGTTGTCCTATTCGatttgttttcttctctttttaggGTTTGATGGTGAAATGACAGGTGGCTCTTGTGAGTACCACGTCCATCTGATTTGTCCCGTCCGACGGGGCCTATCATAATAGTTTATTATTACTTCTGCACTTTATTAACTCGgtgaattattttataatttaatatattatatcaaattaaattaatttacatatttacaACAATATAATCACCTATTtctcttttctattttatcataCCTTTTTATCTCCTTACAAGCCACCACATCTACGCTATTATCTGATTGGGTTGGAATTGCTCAGCctgttttatttttaccgcaatttatttctttttcaaattctcacaaaataaaataaaataaataatttcattcttttcaaatttttaaataaaaataacattaaaataatatattcaaataatattttatttaatttccgaCTTTAATCTCTACTAAAACAAACAATGCCTAAATCTATCACTGgtttaaaacaaaaacatttgGAGGCCACGTCTCCGTCATATAAATGCATTACAAGTATTTTGGTTAAGCACAGGGgggaagaatgagagagagttCACCTGAATCTGAATCCCTCCAAAgcttttttcattactattaacGATAtacaacacattttttttttttttttcaaattataaccATATCAAATTATGGTTGTGCTAGTTTTGCTAAAGAGACCAAGTCTAAAATCTTAACGTCAAGAGTATCATCTACCTTTACAATTCCATCACTACCATCCACGCCAATCAACTTGCCAGTGGAACCTCGTAGCAAACCAGCCATGATCTTGATCTTGTCATTTTTCCTTGGTGCCACCACCACCATTTCATCAGCAAGGGCTGTTACTGTTTCACCGTTCCCACTCGACCCAAGGACTACCCGGCAAGAGCCATCCTGGAAGACGTAACACatacattattaatatatatcgcTGCCGTCTTGGGTGATCCAATTAACATGTTAAACAGTGAACGATTTAAAATGGAAAGTTGATGGTATCTGCTCAAGGAAGCCCTTCCGTGGCTgttttatctataataatacCAAACAATTATTCTGACCCTTACAAACCCCGAGTACTTCCAATTTTCTTAGGAGAAGAAATATTCTAATGAGCATTTGAGAAGACATACCACAAGCACCTCTCGGACAATCCCCACAACAGATTCCTCCCCAGACCTACGCACACTAACCAGTATGTCTGGCATAAGGAATACTTCATTGTCCCCACCTGCAAATGCATTGAAAAGTTAAATAGACCTCTACAAAAACATAAGTACAAAAATGTTCGATCATAAGAACTATGGAGGGCTGATATAGGACTGCCATGTTAAAGCTTTTATGGAGAGTAATTAAAGATAATGGGTATATTTGTACTCAATGGTTGACTGTAATAATCACTAAAGACATCCTATTAAGATCTAAAGAGCATGCCCATGCCTTCAAATGACAAAATAGAACACTGAAAAAACAAACCTCCCGTAACCCAACAAAAAAAGGAACTGACAGCAACATGTTAGGCGTCTTATAGCATCACATTTCCCAGTTTTGGCAAACAAATACAACATACTCAATACATTTGGAAAATTCTCTGATTAAAATATCTTGATTAACATATAATTCACCACTGAAGATGAAATACACAGGTTCTACTCATTAACTTCTTAATTTCAAATTCCCATTTGTCTCGGGTTGCAACGAGATGGTACATAGCTCTTAAATTCAGTTGGGGTTACACTGCTCATGGATGCTTTCAAGTTGAGTGAGACCAACCCTCACTACCCTTTCTTTGGctaaaagaaaattctaagcATCAATCCAATTCTATGCCAGCCAAAGTAAAAAGTCGAGACCAACCTATAACAGGAGACATAGCATCCAGACCACCAGTTCCTGGAGTCATTGGCTGCCCTCCAGGAGTGCCAGGAAGATAGGAAGCTGAATTTGGTGTCAGAGGCTGTCCACCGGGAGTTGAAGGCAAGTATGGGCTCGGAGCATTGGCTGCAGAAGGGACACAAATTGAGTTCCTCTAAGCAAGAATgcagaaaatcaaacaaaaaaaaattatgagcaCGTGTCTTGAGTGTTTCAATAACATTAAAGAGTACCATAGGCTGAACTGTCCCTTGGCGTTCCAGCTTCACTATAATTACCACCAGGGGTATTAGCCCAACCAGAACCAGGAGTTGGTGCTTCATATGCACGCAAAGGAGGACTTCCCGCCTggaggaaggaaaaaagaaacacaaatcattttctttatctATCAAGAATTGAAAATTCACTTTCTCAACATCAGACTAAATTATGCAAGATTCTTGACCTGATACTGTGGACTGGTTCCCCAAGAGGCAGGGTTTCCATCTTCCCAATTATCCCTAGTTTTTTTCAACATCACATTCTCAAGGATCAGTCatcaatcataatatatataattctcccaactgtcCTAATCTAACCAGATAAAATCATTCTTATGCAGtcaaagaagaaatgaagatgTAATTTCTTCATTAAATATGTAATTGAAGTTAATGTTCTCTCGTCTCTCCAATTACAAATGAGCAACTTTATGACATACCTAGGGGGACTCATTGGTGTATAAGGATTCCATGCTCGATCACGCATGGGTGTTCTCATGCCATCATGAATAGGTGTGGCTGCATAAATAAGAacgaaaattaatttttcaaaaaaatatatatatatatttccttggtaagagagagaaaattcaaATAGCAAACTCCATTTAATTGTAGATAGAACTTCATTGAGTGGTTAAGGTGTCCACGTTTCTGAAAGAGGAACCACAAGACTGAAGAGAACAAACCTCCAGGATCTCTCATAGGAGTCATGTATGGATGAAGTGGGGTTCGAGAAGGATGCATGGGGGTCTCACTTCCCATCCCATAACGAGGCGCATCACTGGTAAAACATACAAATGGTCAGACTTTTCAAAGTGTGGAAATATTGAGGCAGGTAAAAGCATAATTGACAATTACCGGTAGGGGGTAGAAACAACCACGTTATCAGAAATAAAATTGCGATCAACTGCACACACAACCACTATTAAAACCCACATGAAAACAGAGTAGCCAACAAATCCACAAGTATCTTCACATATAAAACTGACTTGCCTGTCACAACTTTCATCTGTGACTCCAATTCAACCCGAACTGAGCCGCCTTTGATTTCTACAACACGCCCGCGGTAACCTTTGTATGGACCTTGGCGGACTTTAACTGTGGTACCAACCAAACCATCATGCCCCCGTCCACCTCTATGTCTTCCTCCAGCTGAACCACAAAAATAAAGGTTAATAATAAAAGTTTTTCCAACATGagaataagattttaaataaactaATGGCATCAGAAAGAGAAATCATTGATAATCAGCAACCATACAATCAAGTGGAGGGCCTCCTCGAGAAAATCTCCTTGGGGACTCGGGAATACGAGGTGGAGTTCTAAGACTGGGAAATCTAGAGTACGAATCACCCTAAAATTGATACAAGAGCAACAAGAAGTCTTAATAACaagtacaataaaaaaaacaaatactgaAAAGAAAAGTAGATATATGAAAGGACCTAACAAGTATTTAAGAGCAATGTAAAGAAAACAACTACACTCACCACACAGTGGTAAGAAAAGTTGCACAACcacaaaataagaagaaaagttGACTCACATTTCTATTACCACCTGTACGTGAACCACCCACAATAATACAGCAATGGGCTTTAGCACAAATAAAGCCCGCATGCTCAAGGTGATGGCGATCGTATATGAACAAGACTCCTCTGTGTATATGCTCCACGGGACCTTGTTTCCCCTAACATGACAAAACGAATGATAAGAGTAGGATTACAGATGCCTCTAACAAAATATGTCAAAGCTAGAAATATGGCCTTACTTTACAGGGACCCTCAATGATTCTCACAATATCTTTGACTGATACTGTGTTCTTATGCCGATCTTGCACATTGATTTTCTTCTCAATCTTGCATTTGATCTCTCGCAATTTAACAAGCGCTACCTCAGGTCTGTCAGGAACTCCCTTAAGAACCTAAATAATAAAGTCACATATATATGAGTATCTTTGTCAGTGGTTGTCTAACATTTTAACTTTCTAGCAACAATACTCACCTGAAATGCTTCACTTTCTACACGGATGATTACACCGAAACTCATATTACTGCACCCAAAAGCACAAACAAATGTTTGACTCAGCCCTGAACAACTAAGAACATATACTCCAGTATCACCAGTTGAATTGTATGCAAAGAGAACATTTATCTAATTCCCGAACAGAAGATATCTTACTCGAGAAGCACAAGATCATGAAGCTCATAGTCCCCAATTCTTGTAACACCAGAAGTAACCTCTGAGCTCTCCACCACATCATCGGCAAAAACTCGAATCTGAAGACAATGGATACTAAAGTTATCTATGCATTCTTCTATCTAAAAGGCTAACCGTGATGTTCACAAGAGTGCTCACAAGGTACATCAAAACATGATGACCATAACTTACATGTTCCTTAGTAGTATCAGATAAAATTATGAGCACATGCTGCTCAACCTTGACAACCATACCAGTTGCACCTTCCTGTGTACCGGACACAACCTTCACATGATTCCCAGGTTCAAAGTATTTGCAAAGTTCTTTTTCATTTACTGCAAGAGTTTTCTGAAAAGTACAGGCACATTAGGGACAGCTACTTTGAATAGTCAAAGAATATAAGAATTTCTTATTCTTGCAGTTCAATTATTTCTTACAGGAAGGCCCTTCATTTCTGGTCTGATGTGCACATTCTCTTCCTCGACTTTCTCAACCCATCCTTTCAAGTTTTTGAGATCTCCCTTGATGACAATAACTGCATCACCCTTCATAAAGTGCCCTTTCTTTCTATTTGCAAATAGCGTTGACAAACTGGCCATATCACCATCTCCATTCTCACCAGGTTTCCGAAATTTCTCAAGCTCATCAAAAGTGGGTTTTATATTTTGAGAGCTAATTGATTTGATTGACACTGTCTTGTATAAGAAACCATCTTTAAATAACATGCCTGAAATATTCTCAAAGTAATCACCAGTCATTGGATCTCTTCTCCGCTCTACACGAATATTCAGTTCTCTGAAAATATAAAGCATGAGATATTAGAGGCCAGTGAACTAGACGTTATACCGGGACTACATTACCTAGAAACCACGTCGAAACATATCTGATAAAAATGATACCTAGCTTCATCAATGTTCATAAAACGTGGTGGAGGAACAAATGCCTTCTTCTTCACAACTTCTCTACCCTCCtgtttcatatattaattaaccaGCTATTATCAAGATACATCAACCATTCAATGCACCGCATTTAACTTCATCAGTCAAAGcttcctttgattttttttttttttggtaagtaaaattttttttcaacgGATGTAATAGGCGAAGCCTGTGTACACAGGAAGtttacaaaagaaacacctagaaaaaaaaataataccatTTTATTTGCAAGAGCCTGTAAGTCGATCCTTGGGATTAATTTCACAGTAACTCTCTGCCTCACATTATCTACATCCACCACCTATGGAAAACAAAGCTTGAAGGTCAGATCCAAGATTTATAGTAAAATATCATTGAATGAAAGTAATATAATTCACACCTTTGCAAGGTCCCCCTTATATGTCCCAATCTTCATTCTGACCCAAGTATCCCTAGAGAGATCAATTGCTTTGCTTTCAACTGAAAGAACATCAGTCATTTCTTTAATAGGGACAAGCATTACTTTCTGGGAAAAAATGTTGCGCAGTCCTTTGCAAGCCTGAAGCAATAAGGAAACAAAAATAGTTAAAACCTCAagcattaaataaaaacaaatgtaTTAATTACAGCATAATTCCATTCATAGTCTCAGAAGTTAACATGAACAATGCATTCATCCAACATAAATTACCTCTTTAACATGGGCTTCTTTGTAtgcttcaatatatatatagttcttaAGGTGATCAAGAGCAACCGCAGACGTGATTTGCAATTCAGTTCCTTTATCAATATACTTCTGCATCAAGCAAATAACTGCTTCTCGCTCCCGACCAATCTGATAAACAAGAAGACAAATTTACTAAGAAATTGATGCAccgcaaaaaataaataagaataaacaaTCAGACAAAACATATTGATGGATGAGAATGATAATCATACCGCACATTTCACCATCCACAACTTTGGATCTCTAACAGACGGCAAATGAGCCTGTTGCTCAACATCTGTGGTCTCCTCATCATACTCGGTGTGACTAGACCTCGCATATCTTGCCTGGATCCTCCTCTCAAGTGCTTCAACATCTTCTTGTTCATCTTCTCGAGAAAGGAGTGGGCGACGCTGGATCCTTCGACCATCATCTTCATCAGGCAATTCCGCTCCACCATCCACAATGAAATCTGCATGGTCAAGTTTTTGTTCATTTATCATCAATGCACATAAAATTTAGGATAGAGTAACAGATGagtaaaatacataaaacagGGCGATTACATAAATGcttgaaaataatttatttaccaCATAGGCACCCTAATTTTGGTTACTTTTCATTATTATGGTCTTTTTACCTCCGTAAGTAAATCAAGTCCTTCCCCGTTACAAAACAACTTCACAGTGGATAACATAAGAACCAGTAGAGACAGCTGACATACGTATTACACTCAGCAAGTCGAACGGAAAGAAACAAGTTCAAGTATTCCATTTACACACACAAACAAGGAGGTACAAAGAAGGGGGAGGGTCagtgcaggaaaaaaaaaacaaaaagaaaggaaaaagatcaAACTTGCACCCAACACGTCTCAGcccaaacacataaaaataacaGCATATTTGGGAAcaatgagtttttctttttctaatttcaAGATTTTCTTAGTCTTGATCCAAAAATATCTCAATCATCAAAGCAAGGACCCATTAAAACCCATCTTCAAATGTTCTCAAAGGTTTCataaattttttagaaaatcttTAATTATTGGCACCAAGTGACGCAGGCGTCCAATAAAAAGTCCTTACCAATCCGGGGGGAGCACAGGCCTTTAGCAAGGAGTTTCCTGCGAGTGCTAATTGAGTAATTCGAGAAGAACTCTACCAACCCAATGGCCCCTAGAAATCATTTGCACCTAAGAGGGTTCAAGAAAATCTTAAGTCCAAACATTTCCTTAACTCTAGTCAGTATCAAGGATAAAGCCATTTCAAACATTGCAAACTAATGGAGGACCTCTCAAACTATGGCAATATATGGGCATAAGAATGGGTTTGCCAATCACACTCCAGCAAACTCTAGCAACAAGATATCCAGAAACATCTTACATCTCATTGAAAGCCCTACATCTCCAACCGTGGTGATGGAAGACGTGCATTTTTTCCAACAGattaatgggaaaaaaaattcaacaagaATCAACCAGGATCTTCGCTATGAGGAGAGCCTAGTCACCAAGAGTCAGCTGTCTTAAATAAGAAAGTTTATGTTACTTTTCAAAGCTTTTGAGAGAGCTCTACACGCATTCAAATACAGGATTATGAAAATAAGGTGCTGGGAATTTCATGCCCGTGACTTTATTTAAGGGTAAACTTCTTCATTATAATTTCCGGAGTTTTAATTTAGGGCTTTAAATAAGTGTTAGAAAAGTTAATGATGGCCAGGAATTAAGGTGCAACAAGGCTTAATCCATATTCTGATAGGAAGAGTCAAAAGAATCGAATAAAAACCAGGAATTCTTCGTTAAATACGAATTCCTCTTGAACATCAAGGTGTTCTAcaatcaaacaaacaatatgCATCTTGATATGAACAGAATGTATGCATGCCTGTAAAATGATATGTGTTCTTTACATTTACATGATTCAAATCCAATATAAGCAAAGGCTATTTACGTTTTAGAACTAAAACTAAGCCCACTAAAGAAACGTTTGAAACCATAATAGCGGTCAATTACGCAATTCATTCACGACAACCTCCACAAACAAAGTCACAAAATTTGGTACATACTAACAACGGACAGTCAGCGCAATCAATTCACTTGTTGCCCGAGAACGGGAAAAAATCAATCCCTTCACTCCTGAATTTTATTATCCCTAATTGGATAAAAAATTCCCATCTCATCTCGCAGCGGATTTGAATAACCCAGCTTCACTTATCCTATCCAAAGAAAAGAACAGAAAGCAGGAAAGAACCTTACCATCCTCGccatcttcctcctcctcttcgtcgtCGGTATCGACCTGCGCCTCTAGATCAAAGAACTCAGAACCGGACCGCCTCTTCGGCCGGGGCCTACGCCCTCCACCTCCGCCGCCGCCACCACCGTAGTCATCGTCGTCATCTTCGTCCTCTTCCTCGTCGTCTTCCTCCGCAACGTCGTCTATGAACTCAGATCTCCGCCTCTTCCGGCTCGAGACGCCCCtgtcttcttcctcctcttcctcttcctcgtcCTCATCGTATGCCTGATATTCTTCCTCCTCAGGCTCGAGGTCGTCGTCGTCTTCGTCTCCTCTACGCGGCATCGCTCTCTCTACCTGTCTTTCGTTTTTCTGTGTGCTCTGAAAGTGGAACCCTAGAAGACGATAGCCTGTTAATAAGGGGTGCGGGACGATGATGAATTGATGATAATAACATAttgttataataataataatatacttttaaattttgtcaaaattatattattttttatattttatttaagaataatgatagtcttaccactcttttaccactttttttaattttttaatttttttaaaaatttttcttttacttaatgattaagcaagtgactatcactaaaattatatatttttaaaattttttctaaatgactaaggatattaaaaaaatacttaaaagaaaatgataaaaaattaaatacactataagtggtaaaatagtggtaaaagagtggtaagtgtatcattaccctGTATTTATAAGTTTGAGAGAAATTATATTGAGTTTTATGTTTATTTAATGATGAAGTAATTCAaatggaaatttaaaaatttaaaattaaaatttattttatgtttgatgatattagggaaaaaaatctaaaaatatgttgttagaaaattttaaaaataaaaaataaaatttattaaataaaaactaaaatttattttatgtttgatgatattcagataaaaaatctaaaaatatattgttacataaattataatatattttaataaccaTCCATTGTATTATCATAAAGTTTTCTAAGACTCCGTTTGGATACTAAGGTACTCTCAAtacttttcattactattcattactttattgtTACTTTTCACTAATTTTTACTACTAtccattactttttacctactatttattactttattattactttttacctactttttattactattcataactcTTCTCGATATTTCTCAACTTTCAAACTCACTATTAATGCACATCTACCAAGAATCGAGACGTCTAATCTTTAAAGAGTCTAAAAATGtgcttcattcattcattcatatgtAAAACTGTTTACAGAGTTGCCTTATATACAAAGCCATACTTGACTCTAATTGGCTAATACATTAATAGAaatgaagtatatatatatgtgtaaaaacataaaatacatAGATTCATAAGTCTTAATACTCCCTCTTAAGATAGACTATATATGTTAACTAGTCACATCTTGCCAATAAGGTGATTAAACTGATACAAAccaagtgatttaatcaaaacATCTGCTATCTAATGACtagatgatacatggaagagcTTAATGATTTCAGCTTACAACTTTTCTCTTACAATGTGACAATCCAactctatatgttttgttctttcatAATATACTAGATTTGAAGAAATATGAATAACAGCTTAACTATCACAGTACATTAAAAACAGGTTGAGAATGCATAGTGTTAAAATCTTCCAACAAGTTTTTCAATCAAACTATTTCACAAATAACTGCTACCATTGCTCTATACTCTGCTTCGTAGAAGATTTAGAGATAGTCTGTTGCATTTTTTTACTTCTAACTAACAAGATTATCACCCAAGAAAATAGTATACCTAGTCACATATCTTCTGGTATCAGGGTATGCTGCCCTGAATCTATGTAGATTTTCAGCTACAAATTAGTTGAAGAAGAGGATAAAAACAAGCCTAAACCAATAGAACTCTTAATGTATTGAACCACCCTATGAGCTGTCGCCATATGTGGTTTTCTACACTTGTGCATGAATTGACTTAGCCTTTGAACTAAAAAAGTAGTGTCTGGTCGTGTAGTAGTCAGGTATATCAACCTTCAATATTGAGAAGGATCTGTTAGTTCATCACCACTACCTACACTTAAAACTAGATTATGTTCCATTTGGGAACATGTTGGTTTACACCTAAGCAATCCACAGTCTTCTATTATTTCTAAGGAATATTTTCTTTGATATAGGTGGATCCCCTTTTAGGGTCTTGCAGCCTCTAGTCCCAAAAAATACTTCAAAGGCCCTAAGTCCTTTAGCTTAAAACGAGTATTAAGATCAGCTTTCAAAGACTGAACAGCTCGAATATTATTACTTGCAATtagtatatcatcaacatatattagTAAGATGATAATTGAAGAACACTCTTGTTTGCTGAAAATAAAGTAGTCTGACTTGGATTAAGTGAAACCATTGTCCAATAGGGTTGAGGGAAATTTTGCAAATCATTGTTTTGAggcttgttttaagccatacaaagacttcttcagtttgcaaattAGATTCATCTCCCCCTTGCTATCAAATCTAGGTGGAAGAGACATATAAACTTCTTCTTGCAAATCATCATTCAAGAATGCATTATTCACATCCATTTGAATAATGTGCTAGTTATTAACAGCAGCtatagaaaggaaaaaaaaaaagtctaacaGTGATAGTTTTGGCCATGGCATTGAATGTATAATAGTAATCAAATCCTACCAACTGAGTGTAACATTTGGCAACCAACCTAGCTTTGCACCTTTTCACACTACCATCAGCTTTAAGCTTTAGCTTAAAGACCCACTTACAACCACTGGATGTTTACCAACAGGTAGAGAAACCAAGTCCCATGTACCATTCTCTTCCAAAGCTAAAATTTTTTACTACATTGTAGCTTTCCTCCACTCAGGATATAAAATGGCTTGAGAATATATCTTGGGTTCAAGCAAAATTTAAGGTAGTAAGAACAAATGATTTGTAAGTAGAAGATAATCTGTCATAGGTTAGAAAATTGCTGAGAGGGTAGGGAGTACTCGAGGAACCAACAACTTGTGGATCATTTGAATGAGTTGAGTGCAAGCTAGCCTGCTAACACTGATAAGATTAGAGATAGGTAGGAGGATGAGTGGATCGAGTTGATCTCCTAGGAGGATCAACTGGAGAAAGGAATAGGAGAGTTAGAAACATTTTCTGAAACTGAGGTAGGTGGAAAAAGAGATAAATTTGAGTTTGGAGCATGAAATGAATGGAACAATTAGGAGAATTgttctcaaattttaaaaaagatggaTAGGAAGTAGAGAAAGGTGTTGAGGAAGAAGTATTAAAAGGAAAGACTTTTTTATGGAATACTACATCTCTAGAAATGTAATAAGTCTG
Encoded here:
- the LOC122299392 gene encoding putative transcription elongation factor SPT5 homolog 1, whose product is MPRRGDEDDDDLEPEEEEYQAYDEDEEEEEEEEDRGVSSRKRRRSEFIDDVAEEDDEEEDEDDDDDYGGGGGGGGGRRPRPKRRSGSEFFDLEAQVDTDDEEEEEDGEDDFIVDGGAELPDEDDGRRIQRRPLLSREDEQEDVEALERRIQARYARSSHTEYDEETTDVEQQAHLPSVRDPKLWMVKCAIGREREAVICLMQKYIDKGTELQITSAVALDHLKNYIYIEAYKEAHVKEACKGLRNIFSQKVMLVPIKEMTDVLSVESKAIDLSRDTWVRMKIGTYKGDLAKVVDVDNVRQRVTVKLIPRIDLQALANKMEGREVVKKKAFVPPPRFMNIDEARELNIRVERRRDPMTGDYFENISGMLFKDGFLYKTVSIKSISSQNIKPTFDELEKFRKPGENGDGDMASLSTLFANRKKGHFMKGDAVIVIKGDLKNLKGWVEKVEEENVHIRPEMKGLPKTLAVNEKELCKYFEPGNHVKVVSGTQEGATGMVVKVEQHVLIILSDTTKEHIRVFADDVVESSEVTSGVTRIGDYELHDLVLLDNMSFGVIIRVESEAFQVLKGVPDRPEVALVKLREIKCKIEKKINVQDRHKNTVSVKDIVRIIEGPCKGKQGPVEHIHRGVLFIYDRHHLEHAGFICAKAHCCIIVGGSRTGGNRNGDSYSRFPSLRTPPRIPESPRRFSRGGPPLDSGGRHRGGRGHDGLVGTTVKVRQGPYKGYRGRVVEIKGGSVRVELESQMKVVTVDRNFISDNVVVSTPYRDAPRYGMGSETPMHPSRTPLHPYMTPMRDPGATPIHDGMRTPMRDRAWNPYTPMSPPRDNWEDGNPASWGTSPQYQAGSPPLRAYEAPTPGSGWANTPGGNYSEAGTPRDSSAYANAPSPYLPSTPGGQPLTPNSASYLPGTPGGQPMTPGTGGLDAMSPVIGGDNEVFLMPDILVSVRRSGEESVVGIVREVLVDGSCRVVLGSSGNGETVTALADEMVVVAPRKNDKIKIMAGLLRGSTGKLIGVDGSDGIVKVDDTLDVKILDLVSLAKLAQP